A region from the Campylobacter subantarcticus LMG 24377 genome encodes:
- a CDS encoding DsbC family protein, which translates to MKKTLLVLASLGVFLNAQTLIEQQEESLVKGMLPSTKIEKVERSQVDGFYKAYLSNGNIFYLNPFKRVIFIGELYTTTGVSLTANDMQEWKSQLDNKLLKNTKIQELTQYAKKVKHGKGSNRYEFVIFTDPECPFCLRTEEFFEKENVDLYVNFYPLSFHPNAKKWSEQILSSKDIKTAMKELRENKKDLDVSVSTEAKNTLENMMKLGEKLNIQGTPKLFVIDKKENKIVESIDGANIKKFQDYLAKDKNEK; encoded by the coding sequence ATGAAAAAAACATTATTAGTATTAGCAAGTTTAGGTGTATTTTTAAATGCTCAAACATTAATTGAGCAACAAGAAGAAAGTTTAGTTAAAGGAATGCTTCCTTCCACTAAGATTGAAAAAGTTGAGAGAAGTCAAGTTGATGGTTTTTATAAAGCTTATCTTTCAAATGGAAATATTTTTTATTTAAATCCTTTTAAAAGAGTTATTTTTATCGGCGAGCTTTATACAACAACGGGTGTGAGTTTAACTGCAAATGATATGCAAGAGTGGAAAAGTCAGCTAGATAACAAACTATTAAAAAATACCAAAATTCAAGAGCTTACACAATATGCAAAAAAAGTAAAACATGGCAAAGGAAGTAATAGATATGAGTTTGTTATCTTTACTGATCCTGAGTGTCCGTTTTGCTTAAGAACTGAAGAATTTTTTGAAAAAGAAAATGTTGATTTGTATGTTAATTTTTATCCTCTTAGTTTTCACCCTAATGCAAAAAAATGGAGTGAGCAAATATTATCCTCCAAAGATATAAAAACAGCTATGAAAGAGCTTAGAGAAAATAAAAAAGATTTAGATGTTAGTGTTTCTACTGAAGCAAAAAATACTTTAGAAAACATGATGAAGTTGGGCGAAAAATTAAATATTCAAGGAACTCCTAAATTGTTTGTAATTGATAAGAAAGAAAACAAAATCGTTGAATCTATTGATGGTGCAAATATTAAAAAATTTCAAGATTATCTAGCAAAGGATAAGAATGAAAAATAA
- a CDS encoding TraV family lipoprotein: MKNKIVFSTLACAFLFNACAMLPYKNDFSCEKGKNNGTCDSVSNVYELSHDKEELRKRTIKDEDGNPIAEKQENKQIKKQDDNKDSFYDDEFKNMKDIIEAVEIRNIQNNTPTIFRYTVVMVDNDSSKDKTTQSKSSSSISHSAQSTDKTISSAKAISKVKKDISNNQDASKANQGSNQTLSEDKTSECFSSSKSEKTILNKEIKVCVYSANIREKPSCKAKVLSIAKEGDGFFALYEQDGWIALSNGSFIHKSIVEVQSEK, translated from the coding sequence ATGAAAAATAAGATAGTTTTTTCAACCTTAGCTTGCGCTTTTTTATTTAATGCTTGTGCAATGTTGCCTTATAAAAATGATTTTTCTTGTGAAAAAGGTAAAAATAATGGAACTTGCGATTCTGTGAGTAATGTTTATGAGCTTAGTCATGATAAAGAAGAACTAAGAAAAAGAACTATCAAAGATGAAGATGGAAATCCTATAGCAGAAAAACAAGAAAACAAGCAGATAAAAAAACAAGATGATAATAAAGATAGCTTTTATGATGATGAATTTAAAAACATGAAAGATATTATAGAAGCGGTTGAAATTAGAAATATTCAAAACAATACTCCAACTATCTTTAGATATACAGTTGTTATGGTAGATAATGATTCATCAAAAGATAAAACGACACAATCAAAATCATCAAGCAGTATTTCACATTCAGCACAATCAACTGATAAAACAATATCATCTGCTAAAGCAATTAGCAAAGTCAAAAAAGATATTTCTAATAATCAAGACGCAAGCAAAGCTAATCAAGGCAGTAATCAGACTTTGAGTGAAGATAAAACAAGCGAATGCTTTTCTTCTTCAAAATCTGAAAAAACAATACTTAATAAAGAAATTAAAGTGTGTGTTTATAGTGCGAATATAAGAGAAAAACCTTCTTGCAAAGCTAAAGTGTTGAGCATAGCTAAAGAAGGTGATGGTTTTTTTGCATTATATGAGCAAGATGGTTGGATAGCTTTAAGCAATGGTAGTTTTATTCATAAAAGCATTGTGGAGGTGCAAAGTGAAAAATAA
- a CDS encoding conjugative transfer system lipoprotein TraV, protein MKKILSISVCCLGILFLNACAVKKSNQELNTSELKTLIKEPLKQPHKNQLIKELLVNSPSYAQKNQQEALKENITPLPNNMPLYRQPLFAQMVVFPYVGDNGIYHGYSESWVKIKEGEFVLSDPKKDKKSEKIFDFNEVSNQGI, encoded by the coding sequence ATGAAAAAAATATTAAGTATTAGTGTATGTTGTTTAGGCATTCTTTTTTTAAATGCTTGTGCGGTTAAAAAATCTAATCAAGAATTAAATACAAGTGAGTTAAAAACCCTTATCAAAGAACCTTTAAAACAACCACACAAAAACCAACTCATCAAAGAACTCTTAGTTAATTCACCTTCTTATGCGCAAAAAAATCAACAAGAAGCGCTAAAAGAAAATATCACTCCATTACCAAATAATATGCCTTTATACAGACAACCTTTATTTGCACAAATGGTTGTTTTTCCTTATGTAGGTGATAATGGTATATATCATGGATATAGTGAAAGTTGGGTAAAAATTAAAGAAGGCGAGTTTGTATTATCTGATCCAAAAAAAGATAAAAAAAGTGAAAAAATATTTGATTTTAATGAAGTTAGTAATCAAGGAATATAA
- a CDS encoding conjugative transfer system ATP-binding protein TraC, producing the protein MSFIDNLFGISQSKEDISSLQKEIWDSTLKRYKFSDFLPYCVYKEDEGIYYNNDNSYGCVFLCSPRIRMGKSTADSIEEILNKLPDDLFIQFSLFGSKNIYRVVETWKREHLKRADKENNELLKKAVESMSRFYFSKTKQGVSHSMQTRIKNFVLIISIRSESKDTILHTRDFLRNVLSTGGFYPQEGNPYLLKPILYEIFNGNHDINHIPKYDDSLYINRQIIAPDSEILVHDTHIELDKRSFVTLVPQTFPKEASIFDFGEKLGDYLSNALDVNQFKDSFLITTSICKLPKSKANKVSQIHSFILTQNWSEALFRNFAAARKESVGILDRINQNKELLYAIDMNVVIGGDNYEEASKNAHTIMSYWNKGGDNKALNLIEAMGIHQLNLIASLPMGINKEYVFDVTAKFRTMFADQASQFVPLEADYAGTNANLLLFSRRGQICGLDLFVSSSNFNGFLVATSGAGKSVFLNMVAFNTFARGDRVFIVDQDNSFVNLCNTIGGQYVSLDPQTPISFNPFSEIKSFKDLHEDLEYLSVFIYMLGSSKNQNEADKHEKLIKSELQEILKELYKKKKNKFDISDIQKIMQEKDDPRFKDFAYHLRPFCKGGIYEKFLAGDNEFNISKEFIVIEFKGVDNDPDLRDPLVMLLIYHINQLMYMSPDREAKIQIIIDEAHKFLGKNPKMDDFIEQLYRRARKYDGSAIIATQGFDDIYSVKNGGGLSRAGSVIINNSAYKIFMKQTDVSSNLLIQSNIFSFSKIDEQILKSIGTVKGEYSELFLITPDEVMFPYRLAMDKYFYYLTTTDANDKAKIKELMQKEGLSFAQAVETLVLRESHE; encoded by the coding sequence ATGAGTTTTATAGATAATTTATTTGGCATTTCTCAATCTAAAGAAGATATTTCTTCTTTACAAAAAGAAATTTGGGATAGTACTTTAAAAAGATATAAATTTTCAGACTTTTTGCCATATTGTGTGTATAAAGAAGATGAGGGAATTTATTATAATAATGACAATAGCTACGGTTGTGTATTTTTATGCTCCCCACGCATTAGAATGGGCAAAAGTACAGCTGATTCTATAGAAGAAATTTTAAATAAACTTCCTGATGATTTATTTATTCAATTTTCTTTATTTGGTAGTAAAAATATTTACCGTGTAGTTGAAACTTGGAAGAGAGAGCATTTAAAAAGAGCTGATAAAGAAAACAATGAGCTTTTAAAAAAAGCAGTTGAGAGTATGAGTCGTTTTTATTTTTCCAAAACAAAACAAGGTGTTTCTCACTCAATGCAAACAAGAATTAAAAATTTTGTTTTGATTATTTCTATTAGATCAGAATCTAAAGATACTATTTTACATACTCGTGATTTTTTACGCAATGTTCTTTCTACTGGAGGTTTTTATCCACAAGAGGGAAATCCTTATTTATTAAAACCTATTTTGTATGAGATTTTTAATGGAAATCATGATATTAACCATATTCCAAAATACGATGATAGTTTATATATCAATAGACAAATTATTGCACCTGATAGCGAAATTTTAGTACATGATACACATATTGAATTAGATAAAAGAAGTTTTGTTACTCTTGTTCCACAAACTTTTCCAAAAGAAGCTTCTATTTTTGATTTTGGGGAAAAATTAGGGGATTATTTATCAAATGCTTTAGATGTTAATCAGTTTAAAGATAGCTTTTTAATCACTACTTCAATTTGTAAATTACCAAAATCTAAGGCTAATAAGGTGTCTCAAATACACTCTTTTATACTTACTCAAAATTGGAGTGAAGCTTTATTTAGGAATTTCGCAGCCGCTAGAAAAGAAAGCGTTGGGATACTAGATAGAATTAATCAAAACAAAGAACTTTTGTATGCTATTGATATGAATGTTGTTATTGGTGGTGATAATTATGAAGAAGCTTCTAAAAATGCACATACTATTATGAGTTATTGGAATAAGGGTGGTGATAATAAAGCTCTTAATTTAATTGAAGCTATGGGTATTCATCAACTTAATTTAATTGCTTCTTTACCTATGGGTATTAACAAAGAATATGTATTTGATGTAACTGCTAAGTTTAGAACAATGTTTGCTGATCAAGCTTCTCAGTTTGTGCCTTTAGAAGCAGATTATGCTGGCACTAATGCTAATTTGTTACTTTTTTCAAGAAGAGGACAAATATGTGGGCTTGATTTATTTGTTTCTAGCTCAAATTTTAATGGATTTTTAGTTGCAACTTCAGGTGCTGGTAAATCTGTATTTTTAAACATGGTAGCCTTTAATACCTTTGCAAGAGGGGATAGGGTTTTTATAGTTGATCAAGACAATTCTTTTGTGAATTTGTGTAATACTATAGGAGGACAATATGTATCCTTAGATCCACAAACTCCTATTAGCTTTAACCCTTTTAGCGAGATTAAAAGTTTTAAAGATTTACATGAAGATTTGGAATATTTAAGTGTTTTTATTTATATGCTTGGTAGTTCTAAAAATCAAAACGAAGCAGATAAGCATGAAAAACTTATAAAATCAGAATTGCAAGAAATTCTAAAAGAGCTTTATAAAAAAAAGAAAAATAAATTTGATATTAGTGATATTCAAAAAATCATGCAAGAAAAAGATGATCCTAGATTTAAAGACTTTGCTTATCATTTGCGTCCATTTTGTAAAGGCGGTATTTATGAGAAATTCTTAGCTGGAGATAATGAGTTTAATATAAGTAAAGAGTTTATAGTAATTGAATTTAAAGGTGTTGATAATGATCCTGATTTAAGAGATCCTTTGGTTATGCTTTTAATTTATCATATCAATCAATTAATGTATATGAGTCCTGATAGAGAGGCAAAAATCCAAATTATTATAGATGAGGCTCATAAGTTTTTAGGCAAAAATCCAAAGATGGACGATTTTATCGAACAACTATATAGAAGAGCAAGAAAATATGATGGTTCTGCTATTATTGCTACGCAAGGTTTTGATGATATTTATAGTGTAAAAAATGGAGGCGGTTTAAGTAGGGCAGGTAGTGTTATTATTAACAACTCTGCATATAAAATTTTTATGAAGCAAACAGATGTTTCAAGCAATCTTTTAATTCAATCAAATATTTTTAGTTTCTCTAAAATAGATGAGCAAATTTTAAAATCCATTGGAACTGTAAAAGGTGAATATTCAGAATTATTTTTAATTACCCCTGATGAGGTTATGTTTCCTTATCGCTTAGCTATGGACAAATACTTTTATTATCTTACCACTACAGACGCAAATGACAAGGCAAAAATTAAAGAGCTTATGCAAAAAGAAGGACTTAGTTTTGCTCAAGCTGTTGAAACTTTGGTGCTTAGGGAAAGCCATGAATAA
- a CDS encoding S26 family signal peptidase: MNKISNRAIRIFILGVIFFLIGSFCIKYLGKDYGFGIVKSKSISEYIVIYKRDISKEKSFKDKIVYFVFPKDTPYYKKNEKFAKYVRCEEGDVLTTSFLNYYCNGKFLGSALTTDSKNNKVENFVFNGVIPENKYFVLGTHPRSYDSRYWGFIDKELIKGVAIWKI; the protein is encoded by the coding sequence ATGAATAAAATATCAAATAGAGCAATTAGAATTTTTATTTTAGGTGTTATTTTCTTTTTAATCGGAAGTTTTTGCATAAAATATCTAGGAAAAGATTATGGTTTTGGAATTGTAAAAAGCAAAAGCATTTCTGAATATATAGTAATTTATAAAAGAGATATTTCTAAAGAGAAATCTTTTAAAGACAAGATTGTTTATTTTGTCTTTCCAAAAGATACTCCATATTATAAGAAAAATGAAAAATTTGCAAAATATGTGAGATGTGAAGAAGGTGATGTGCTTACTACTTCTTTTTTAAACTATTATTGCAATGGAAAATTTTTAGGTTCTGCTTTAACTACTGATTCTAAGAATAATAAGGTTGAAAATTTTGTTTTTAACGGAGTTATTCCTGAAAATAAATATTTTGTTTTAGGAACACACCCTAGAAGCTATGATAGTAGATACTGGGGTTTTATTGATAAAGAATTGATTAAAGGTGTAGCTATATGGAAAATATAA
- a CDS encoding conjugative transfer pilus assembly protein TraH, whose protein sequence is MENIKKLSLSFIASVCIASSAHSSMSSFVQNNLGTTITSENAGYYKSQVSGFISGGSARVRWGGGETIQPFSVQAPSFNVGCSGIDMVFGGFSYLNFEHLVEKLKKIAAAAPAFAFKIALSTLCKDCDTIMSELEKIANAINSMNFDTCQMTNNWTNNIAGMLNLDLQGGQSDSWLTGFKNVSEGTQATVDRFVNWVNGTNPSSKEKPAKQLLSQGSLLKKALENGKDAFFKKAFGEQEYEDIGRGLLGDIVSYTTTETSPTGEANKETKVLIIRPTIGAERFIDLVWNSNNQDIKSKQIDYTAYTISEEANGLYKEPVGKKAVLKMDKSMRDILIESFRTIVTKISAQTALDDEDMSFISSAPLPVVDILNIEAIGMTFGDEIYEFVALLMFDAFIQELFREYTDMLFIIQNEDKKFALDHQEDIREMNTQVRSIRAEINKLMDKIQLKDSTKNKKLDEVRKLLREYFKLSDSYNAK, encoded by the coding sequence ATGGAAAATATAAAAAAACTCAGTTTATCTTTTATAGCGAGTGTGTGTATAGCCTCATCTGCTCACTCTAGTATGTCAAGTTTTGTGCAAAATAACTTAGGAACTACTATTACAAGTGAGAATGCAGGTTATTATAAATCTCAAGTGTCTGGATTTATTAGCGGTGGAAGTGCTAGAGTAAGATGGGGAGGTGGTGAAACTATTCAGCCATTTAGCGTACAAGCTCCTAGTTTTAATGTTGGTTGTAGTGGTATTGATATGGTTTTTGGTGGCTTTTCTTACTTAAATTTTGAACATTTAGTTGAGAAATTAAAGAAGATTGCAGCCGCCGCACCTGCTTTTGCTTTTAAAATAGCGCTTTCTACGCTTTGTAAAGATTGTGATACGATTATGAGCGAACTTGAAAAAATCGCTAATGCTATTAATAGCATGAACTTTGATACTTGTCAGATGACTAATAATTGGACTAATAATATAGCTGGTATGCTAAATCTTGATTTACAAGGCGGACAAAGCGATAGTTGGCTTACAGGATTTAAAAATGTTTCTGAAGGAACTCAAGCTACAGTAGATCGTTTTGTAAATTGGGTTAATGGAACAAATCCTTCAAGCAAAGAAAAACCTGCTAAACAGTTGCTATCGCAAGGTTCTTTACTCAAGAAAGCTTTAGAAAATGGAAAAGACGCTTTCTTTAAAAAAGCATTTGGCGAGCAAGAATATGAAGATATAGGAAGAGGATTATTAGGTGATATTGTATCTTACACTACAACAGAAACCTCCCCAACTGGTGAAGCTAATAAAGAAACTAAAGTATTGATTATACGCCCTACAATCGGCGCAGAGCGTTTTATAGATCTTGTTTGGAATAGCAATAATCAAGATATTAAGAGCAAACAAATAGATTATACAGCTTATACTATTTCTGAAGAGGCTAATGGTTTATATAAAGAACCTGTTGGAAAAAAAGCCGTTTTAAAAATGGACAAAAGTATGAGAGATATACTAATTGAAAGCTTTAGAACTATTGTTACTAAAATTTCAGCTCAAACTGCCTTAGATGATGAGGATATGAGTTTTATTTCTTCTGCGCCTTTACCTGTTGTGGATATTTTAAATATTGAAGCAATAGGAATGACTTTTGGTGATGAAATATATGAATTTGTTGCCCTTTTAATGTTTGACGCTTTTATTCAAGAACTTTTTAGAGAATACACTGATATGCTTTTTATTATCCAAAACGAAGATAAGAAATTTGCTTTAGATCATCAAGAAGATATTAGAGAAATGAATACTCAGGTTCGCTCAATTAGAGCTGAAATTAATAAGCTAATGGACAAAATTCAACTTAAAGATTCTACTAAAAATAAAAAACTAGATGAAGTTAGAAAGCTACTTAGAGAATACTTTAAGTTAAGTGATTCGTATAATGCGAAATAA